AGgatgttgaagcagctaaaTGTAGGTAGGCTATTGTATCCACAGCCTGAAATTCCAATAATTTAAATAATTAATATGGCTTTGGTATATCAACATGGCCTTGTTTACGTTGTATAACAATTATTTTGTAACATGGCCAATTGTTACATTGTTTACTTTGTACAACAATTATTTTGTACAAATGTCAACAAAAGTCTTTGCACTTAAAATGTTGTTTAAGTAGCCTATGAAATTCACTTGAACTTCAGTTGTTTACAATGTTGGTTGTCTTGGTGAAGTTGCCTCATTGTGTCTGtacttattttttgttgttttactcATCACgtgttaaaaatgtatttttaatttttatatGTGCTTGTCTTATCACGAATCAAAGTAAATCACAAAATACTTAGATATCTGTGACCTAAGAAAGACGCGCCCAATATTTAGCCCAAGCAGCAGTTGAGCAAATGGCTTTTTGTCAATAAAATTAACAATTCGTTTATGAAGGCATAGCCTACCTTTTGGAGCTTAATTTACCATATCTTTCTTTGCATTGTATATGCTCTATCGCGCCACCTAGGgtaggggtctctctctctctctaatccacGTTTTTTTCTGTCTATCTGGCAAAATCAATGAATATCTGACTTTTTTTTCATCAAACATTGAGTTTGTGTATTCAATTACTTTTTATTTTTCATTATCTGAATCCTAGGATGAAATCACTTGGATGTTGCAATTGCCTAACTATTCCTTCATTTCCTTATACACGTTTGAAATAGCACAATGGAGACTGCATTATGTTCATAGTTAAACATTTTTTGTCTATTCTTTAAATTATTTGACTCAGTGTTCAGATAGCAATTAACTTTAGTCAATGGTCTATgcacattttctttctcttttttggtTCCAGAATAATCATAGAAACTGTCATCAATGCcgtttttaaaataaaattcaaAATAATACTTATGCTATATACGGCCTAACTTCAGCAATTTATAAGTAGTCTAATTAATAGGCCTATTGAGAAATGGATTAAGCAAATTTTAATTGAACAGTTGCTATGAAATGTGTAGAATGAAAATGAAAACAGATCAGCCAGTGTAAAGTGCTGACGTTATCTTTCTTGTGTTCGTCTGTGGCTACTCAGACCATCTCGGCTTTGACCCCTTCTGAACAAGTCGCAGGGCAAGGTGAAACTCAGGTCACCCAGTCTCAAAAATTTTGAAATCTTTATATCATATTTTTTTATTGAGTTGTGGACTATTTATCTTAAATGCGTCTTTCGAGATTTGGAAATACCATTCAGTTTCATGCAATTCAAAATGCACACATGTAAATGTTGCTATGAAGCATACAGTCATTAGCATAGGCCTGTAGTCAACATAGGCTACTGCATGCCATTAAATCAAAGAAACTGACTATATCTGATTATCTGGCAGTTTCTGCGGACTGGTTTCTATGATAGACAAAGGTGATAGACAAAGTTGTCGAATGGCGTCCACTAAAGTAGTTTCTTATGACTTGGATATGTTTATAAAATATGGATATAGCGAATGGTTTGTTAAGTCAACTGGCCTATAAAACGAATGATGTGATAGAAAGGCCATAAATGCCTAATCACATAGAACGAGGACGTATTTCGGTAGCCCCCGCCTTCCCATGACCCTGGAGTTGCAGCAGACGGTAACGGATGGGTCAAGAGGAATTCGTGAACTTTTGGACTCTGAGCTGTTGACtaaatacaaataattaaaCTTTTTGATATGTTTGTAAATTATTTAGTTTGACCCATGTCCTTTGGCCTTTTGCCGTATGTGTCCACTCAACAGTCAAGCTTCAGACGTTGGATGTAGCCGGCTGGAAAACCTGAGTTTAGCCTACATGTCATTCAATTTAATGTCTTCATCCAATTTAGCAAACCATTGGCCCTTTCCACAATCCTGTTTCATCCGGTAAATGCTATAAACGAATGGAATACAGGCCTAATCGAATATAGGTCTTCACTTTGTATGATATCCTAGTGTTATTTACAGTGGGCTATCGTAGCTGAATATTTGGAGCAGTGATGTTTGGCTAATACAATTAGTtaaaaacacaatgttgaaAATTGTGTGTATTAGTATATTAGTTGGAACATAATATACATCAAATATTCCGTCGTCTATATATACCCTGTAGAACCGAATTTGTGTGATGAAACCATAGTCACAGATTCGATCCTAGGGGAGTATATGGTCGATGCAAAAACGTCGACTCATATGATTTTTCTCTAGATCTTGGTCATGAGAGGATGTGACGTCCATGTCCATTACACTGATGTTATAGTGTTAGTAAAACATTGTAAACACAATATTTGATGTTGAGATTACTTATTTAAAACAGTGTACGGGAATCATCATTGTTTTATACTGCAATGCTCACTGAACAAATTTTTCAAATGACATGTACTGCCACAAAGTTGTATCAATGGATGTCGTCATGTCAATAGACAATGAAACTATGTAATCTGAGGAATTATATACAACTTTGAAAAAATTTGCCCACGTGTAATAATGACCCGTTTGAGATCAAATAGTCCACATTACAGAAACAAAGCATGACATAAACTATTTCAACACGTTTACACCGGGGAGCCATGAAGTTATGGCAATTAAGTTAGAATATCTTAACTCTTTTATTTCTGGAGGTTGTTGAAAGCGTTGAGGCAAATTAAATGATGAGATTCATGTAACTTTTGGATGACCCCTTCATGACAAAGACTGTCCCTCTCAATTGTCTCCATGGCTTTATGCTCATTCTTCTTGTGGCAAGGCAGGGTTTGtatcttttgtttgtttatctgtCAAACCTGGCTATAGTTTAATTAAATATTGTAGAACATTAAACATATTAACCACATTGTTGTATAACATCTGAATGTATAGACTATCCACCGCTAATTCTATTCAGATAATATGGTATTAGCCTATCTTAATAATATTGAGAACTTGTCATTCCAATAAATTACCAATTAAATGCTTCTGAATTGTAATTTTGTTCATGTTGTAAACCTGCTCTTTGCAACCAGTTGTATTAGATTACTGAGCTGTGTTGTGAAGTTAGCGAAAATTACTGTTAGGTGTGTATTTATCCGTCTCTGGACTACCTTCATCTCCATTGGCCAATTCAGTCACATGGCTCCCTAACTTTATTCAGTTGATAGCAAGTAGGAGGGCTTTATggagggaggaaaaaaagaCAACTCGAGAAAAATTAGTATTTTCTACCTTCAGAAATTAATGGCCATGAGTTCGTATTTGGTGAACTCTAAGTATGTGGATCCAAAATTTCCTCCGTGTGAGGAATATTCACAGAATAGCTATATACCTGACCAGGGCTCGGGCTACTACAGTCCATCGCAGGACACAGACTTCCAGCATCCAGGAATCTATCCACGGCCAAACTACACAGAGCAGCCCTTCGGGTGTACCACGGTGCAGGACTCAACAGTGCAGCCACGGGGTCATGTACAGGAGAGAACCAGCCATCCAAGCCCTTTCACCGACCAGACCACGCAGAGTGCCCCGGCCCAAATGGCTGGTCCCAGGACTTGTGGACAGCAACAAAACACAAAGAACCAAAACGGGATACAAGCCAAGCAGCCTGCAGTAGTTTACCCTTGGATGAAGAAAGTCCACGTTACTACTGGTAAGATACACTTTCTACCGTGCACTTCTCCACAGGGCCAACTGAGGTCCAGCATTTTATCCGTGAAATATTTATGGGCTTCTTTGAAGGGCCCGTCAATTACACCAGCCATAAATTTTCATTGCTCAGGAAATAGGCCGCTACGCTCACCGTCGCATAGAGCTCTTAAAAAAGACATATTGGCTGATATGAAATACTTGATACAGACAACTCAAAGAGTAAATATAACAACAACATCCAGCTATGTATTCACTTAATAATATTCGTTTGTAGAATAAGTTGAACCATTGTTAACTTTAATTTAGAAGTTTGAGCGCACCGGGTAAatgttttttgtaatattttccGAAGTTACATTTAGTTACTCTcatgttttctctctcacagtGAATACGGATTACACTGGTCCTGAGCCCAAACGATCAAGGACAGCTTACACAAGACAGCAAGTTTTGGAATTGGAAAAGGAATTTCATTTTAACAGGTATTTGACCAGAAGACGGCGGATAGAGATTgcccacacactctgtctctccgaGCGACAGATCAAAATCTGGTTTCAAAACAGAAGAATGAAATGGAAAAAAGACCATAAACTACCTAATACAAAGGGGAGATCAGCATCATCCTCCAACCAACATTTACAAAGTATTCAGAAGGAAATTCAGACTGATATTACAACTTTATGAATAAGATGGAAACTTCTAACTCTTTTACTAGTGAAATGTACATAAAGGACAACGCTGTATCTTATTTGACTTTGCATGTCTCAAATTGTGGCATTTTGGTAATCTCTATTTAACATGAAAGAGTCACCCAACCGTATACCTATATTCAGTTGGATTCTCGGATGTGTTGACCCATTATTGTCCAAATCAACCATTATTACTGTTGAGTACAAAGGACGAGTTTTAGATTCAAGGACAGTGAATCGAACGAAAACGTTTCCTTTTGGATAGCTGCACATGGAAGACATTTTATGACAATCCTCCGCTGAAGCTGGAGGATGTAGTTCATTTTCCACCCTGTCGTGCATTCACCACAGTTAAAACACGACCTGAAATGTCATGCCAAATGGGGAAGAGGTAATATCAGGTGAGCTTTTTGAACAAATTGAGTTGGAAAGATATTGTCGCGTAAGCCATTAGAAACTACATAAATGTGTTGCACAATGTAGCCTAGTTAAATGTGAAATTAGACAACATCCATAGACACATTCGTTGcctatatcaatatcaataaATTAATTTGCCAAACCAACTAGAAATATTCAATTCAGTGTTTTTTAGAAGATGCAATGGGACATCAAATTGTGGACGCAAATAGGCCTAAAGTTTAATACAATAAACTTGTATAACCCGCATAATTGTAATCTTAAATTAAGACATTCCCGTTAGTTAACAGTTCTGAGTGCCCCTATGGTTATAAATCTCCCTTGACATCCTTGTAAACAatgtacattttaaaaggctctCCCATGGCATCCGAAAATCTTACAAGTCCTCTTGTTCCTGCATGGTAACAAATTGATATGTGTTAGTTGTGATTCGTTAGTTTTGGAACAGTAATCAAATAAAACAGAAATAAAACTAGAATTTGAGAAAAGGTGATGTTTTCCCCAATGTAGTGTTTAcatttcattattattatttatttaaatatatttgtACATTTATTGTACACAACAGTTTTAAACATATGTGATGAACATTTATTTTAGGCTAAAATACGTTTAAAACTGTTGTGAATTATGAGCATGGTTAAATTTGTATGCAAGGTAAAATAGTTTAGTAAATAGGCCTAAGCTTAGCTGCTAAAATCTAACCATAGCCATCCATTTACACACAACAAACCCGAGGCATTCATGTCATGTTTTAAGACAGATATTCTTGTATTATTCCTATCATTGTCCTCCTGACAAAAAGCAAAGAGCTCACACATTGCGAAGACGTCTTCTCTCTGAAGTCTTCACGATGAGGAGTTGAAAAGGTATTTCAACTGAAGTTCGACAAAGCTTCAGCTGCAGGTTCATCCAGAGGACACTGTCTCTATCCCTTAGACAGATTTCAGCCGCGAGGACTGACCTCTAAACCCTTGACCCGCCGGACCTACAGCCATTCAGGAGCTATTCGCATTGAGTTTCATTTAAGGACTTTCCCCAACTAGTTTGAGACGCAATAGACTATTGAATGCTTGTATACCATGGTTAAACTTATGTTATTTTAAAGGCCAATATTTATTCAACCAGATGCACCCCAAAagtttatgtatttgtgtgtcacTATGTTAATATGCAATATCTCTGATTTTATTTTTGTACACACTTTTTATCTTGTATCGTGCATCCAGTTGTTGTTTGGAAAGTTTATTGGAAAAATAAAGATTTTTACTTGATATGCATTATAGAGTTGAGACACTGACTTTGATTCGAGATTCATGCAGCTATTTTAAATAATATTCACAATTTGTTTGTCTAATCAATGATTTGGACTCTTTAATCACGTTAGTGTCAAGCCATCTGTTAGACGTTCTATAGCAGTTGTGCTGTTTTAGGCTGCTGGGAGCAGGCTAAGCCTCGAACTCAAAATTTGGTGAAAATTTGCATTACTTTGCTGTTTAAAGTTAGTTCAATAAACCATGAAGATACATGGGCCAATGCAATTCACTCCTTTAGGCCAAGTAAACAATATAGCCTACTCAAATTCGATTCGTTGTATATACACAAGAAGGAACGGTCTGAAACCGTGGATTTTGAGGCATATCCTATTGGTTGTCTAGTTAAGGTTTTCGCGCTCATCCAGCCTTTAACATTACATAAGAAACATTTCTTTCTGTGGTTCACCATAACCCAAGATCTGGTCAAGCGGCTCCAGCCATGCATATCACTACTACTAGACTGAGAGGAGACGTTCGAAAAACTGATATTTATGCATGTATATCTCCGGGATACCGAGCAAGGCTCGAAATAAGTAGATGACGCGTTCTGAAACTCTTTAGGCGGACTGAAAACCCGCCTCACTCTGGTCTCAGTCTTTGTAAAGATGCACAGGCCCACCCAGGAGGCAGGAGAATTGGGACATATACTTCTTCATGTGAAAGTGGTACAAATACATGAGTGGAATGACAGGCTGCATCTGAATTTGTCCAGGGCCCATCTAACTGCTCACACTGAAGCGGATATGGGCTTGTAGGGCAttgtgtccgtgtgtgcatgcacgcgCATTTGCGtgtgagagaaataaataatgtttgtgtgtttgtgagagacagaaagacagaaagacagagacatagtgtgtgcgcgtgtgcgtgcgtgcgtgcgtgtgtgggaatATGAACGTGGCTGTGCGTGCGCATTGGAGAGTGTGGCTATATTCGGTTTGCTTCAATGGGCACATATTTAGGCTATTGAAACACATTCACCTTATTTTATTCGTATATGCTACCCTCTTATCAAATTCAATTTAACTATAAGCTATCATATAATGGCAAGCCATGGTAatgatgcaaaatgacgtttGTCCCATTCCAACCGATATATAACAGTGGTTGACATTGACAGAAACATGGCATTGTCAATGACAAAGTATCATAGCTTATGTAAAATTAAATTCTTCATGTTATGTTGAAAGTGCAAGTCAATGTTTTGAGACATGAATATTGACCTGTAGTCGTCTCTGATGTAGCCTGACAAGAGCATTGGAACATTTTGAATTTCTTGAATCATGTGAGAAAAAGCAATCATATATCAGACCAGCCCTAAAACGTGCAGTGTGCGTTGACCTACATGTCTGAAAGCAATAAATGAGAGCCATGCCTAGTGCCGCTTTCAATGACACTGCACCGAATAGGAATACACCATTGCCGCGCTCACAATGGCTTTCATACGGCCATATTTGATTTCCAGCTGTTCGTAGAAACTGTCTTCGCCAAGCGAGACAGCCCCTTAAGATGTATTAAACTGCGCTGTCTGCATTCGAAGATATAATTCGGAGACTATACCgctcctctctctatttctgacCACGTGATTGTCTAAATAATTAATGCAGCACGTCCCCTAGAAACACGGCGTCGTCATTAATCGCAAGGACTCTATCAGACTTGAAAACTGAAGAGATCCCAAGAAAATAATATCCAAACGGTCTGATACTCAACGCATCTGTAGCCGTCTCTTTAGCACAGCATCTGAACCAATGGAAGCTTGGTAGGTAAATATTTCAGCCTCTTTTTTTTTGAGTAAGATGGTAAATGACCATATCTGTCAGATATTTGATAAATTGTGCCCTTTGATGTGCTCCTTCGACAGACTGAACTTGTAATAGTCTCCTCaatgctgtactttctatgaGAAGAAACCTATTGAAATGGTCAGCAGTGTCAATATTTTATAGGAGAGTTAACAGTGCAAAGGTATCCCTTTGGATGCTTAGTGAGGACAAGTCTAATGGGAATATGTTATACTATATATTTACTACATATATTTTGCTGTGTTATGAGAATGGTTTGTGCGGTGTGAGTTTGTTTTGGTGGGGTGTATAAGGCCCCTTCAGAAAGTCGTAAAAACCCATTCAGTCACTTATTGTAAAGGGCAGAAAAAGAGCCTTAATGTCGGTGAAATTTATTTGTTAGACtattgctttttgtgtgtggaAAGCGTCAAAAGGCCTTCGATACGTGAATATAACCGCAAATATCAAGGGAATCCTTCTCCTTCGTTTGGACTTAGACAAACCCGCGTCTTTAACTATGTTTTAATGGTTAGCGTAGTAATACGAAATTTATTTCCTTGAGTTGTGGAAGTTGTGTTTGAACGGGTTGACAGTTATCTGACTCGTTGTAAATCATTCTCAGTAATTCCTGAAAGGGTGTGAGGCTGTTGGGGGGCTGGGCGAAGACTGTAAATCTTTCACTTTTATTACCCCCCGAACATATGCTGCGTCGTTGCTCCAGCGTCTCTTCCACGGTGCACGGTACCTCGGCCAGCTTCCCCACCGGCTTTATGGCTCCACAGCTCCATCTTCCAATTGACTTTTTTTTCTGGCAAATTGTCCTTTGAAGATGTTTACATCGAAAACAGTGATTATAGAAAGAAAATGTTTCTTCCATTTCCCGTGTTGTTCTCTAAAATACCATGTGTGAGCTGGGAGCAAAATAGACACAAGAGACAAAAGGGGGTTCGCAACGTGTTTATTTGAATACAATCTCGGACCCCTTTTTTTAACTATATGCCCAAACGTTAGACTATTACTCATTCGTCCCTTTGTAAATATTTCCAAATTAATACAAAACAGACCTTTGGTTAGTCCGTCCGGTATCGAATGTTAAAGAGCAGTAGCAATGAGAAATCCAAATGAAAATCAACAAATGAAAATGCTTCCTTTGTATTTTAATACCCCAGATGTATTTAATTGCAAAATACAGTGTAGAAAGAATTGGACTTCACAAATCATGCCAATTTACTGGGTGATAATTGTAAAATTGTCAGAGCAAAAGATGAACATGCATAGACCATTGTAAAAACCATAAACACCAAAAAGTGTGAAGCAAATAGTCTCATAACGACTCTTAAATCGAGTCATGTAAATGTGTGCCAGTAAAGACAACCCTTTCTCTGTATTCATGCAGAGGAAAGATGTAAACGAGAAAAACCCTATGACAACGTTGCATTTTCATCACAGATAATGAAATGTATACTCTTCCATTTTAAAATGGATTTGTGAGGTAAGGCTTGGTTGAAGAAGCAGCCTCAATCAGAACAATCTGGCATCTGGACCACGTGAACAAATATGCTTGTATTTTAAGGCTGTGCCTTTATTTGTCATCATAAAGGTTCAGAAACACCCAAAATCCTAATGTTTGCTCCAACTGTGATACTGTTCAGAAATTCAGTATATTTCAGTGGGTGATTGATTGCCAGGAACGTTTTTTTCTGGAATAAGGATACCTTCTTCGTTTTTTATTGGTAGTTGAACGTGAGTCTTTCCATTCTATCGGGAATACTGTCTGCATTGGTATATGGAAATGTCTGAAAAACAGCAAGATCAGGTTTAGGACAGTATTGTCTGCAGACAAAGGGTGAAGGATATCCTAGAGACTGCATGGAAAGGAATTGAGACTGAGCAGCATTGGTATGATAAATTGACACTGCAGGTAAGCAATTGCATGGCAAAATGCAACCTTTAACCATGGTTTTACATAATGCGAGAGAATAAATATGATGTATTCCATTCAAAGGAGGAG
The DNA window shown above is from Osmerus eperlanus chromosome 3, fOsmEpe2.1, whole genome shotgun sequence and carries:
- the hoxd4a gene encoding homeobox protein Hox-D4a; its protein translation is MEGGKKDNSRKISIFYLQKLMAMSSYLVNSKYVDPKFPPCEEYSQNSYIPDQGSGYYSPSQDTDFQHPGIYPRPNYTEQPFGCTTVQDSTVQPRGHVQERTSHPSPFTDQTTQSAPAQMAGPRTCGQQQNTKNQNGIQAKQPAVVYPWMKKVHVTTVNTDYTGPEPKRSRTAYTRQQVLELEKEFHFNRYLTRRRRIEIAHTLCLSERQIKIWFQNRRMKWKKDHKLPNTKGRSASSSNQHLQSIQKEIQTDITTL